One Dasania marina DSM 21967 DNA segment encodes these proteins:
- a CDS encoding TatD family hydrolase, whose amino-acid sequence MLVDSHCHLDRLDLSPYGGDLAKVIAEANARGVERMLCVGIDMANAAEVMRIAKQYPGVYAAVGVHPMDVKGEQLSAADQAQLAQWAAEDCVIAVGETGLDYYYSSDSAESQQQSFKTHLALSKAVQKPVIVHTRDARADTLEIIREHGDSTVGGVLHCFTESWEMAEQALDLNYYISFSGIVTFNNAAELREVVKRVPLERILVETDSPYLAPIPYRGKKNVPQYVVEVAQCVAELKGVSFEQLCEITSANFQQLFKVK is encoded by the coding sequence ATGCTGGTTGATTCCCACTGTCACTTGGATCGCTTAGATCTGTCACCCTATGGTGGTGATTTGGCGAAAGTGATAGCCGAGGCCAATGCCCGCGGTGTTGAGCGTATGCTGTGCGTGGGTATAGATATGGCTAATGCAGCCGAGGTGATGCGTATTGCTAAGCAGTATCCCGGTGTCTATGCCGCGGTAGGGGTGCATCCGATGGATGTGAAGGGTGAGCAACTCAGTGCTGCCGATCAGGCGCAGCTGGCCCAGTGGGCCGCTGAGGACTGCGTAATCGCGGTGGGCGAGACAGGGTTGGATTATTACTACAGCAGCGACAGTGCCGAATCTCAGCAGCAGAGCTTCAAGACGCATTTGGCCTTATCCAAGGCGGTGCAAAAGCCGGTTATCGTCCATACCCGCGATGCCCGTGCCGATACCCTAGAGATTATTCGTGAGCACGGCGATAGTACCGTAGGCGGTGTTTTACATTGCTTTACCGAAAGCTGGGAAATGGCCGAGCAGGCGCTGGATCTCAATTACTATATTTCCTTTTCTGGCATAGTCACCTTTAACAACGCCGCCGAGCTGAGAGAAGTGGTAAAGCGGGTACCGCTTGAGCGTATTTTGGTAGAGACTGACTCCCCTTATTTAGCGCCCATACCCTACCGAGGCAAGAAGAACGTGCCCCAGTATGTAGTAGAGGTGGCGCAGTGTGTGGCGGAGTTAAAGGGTGTGAGTTTTGAGCAGTTATGCGAAATCACCAGTGCCAATTTCCAGCAATTATTTAAAGTGAAATAG
- a CDS encoding DNA polymerase III subunit delta': protein MSDDPQLLQPHFNWHDTQWQHLADLHQKRRLPHAVLFAGPEGVGKLRFAKALAYSLLCQQATFGTACGACKSCHLNESSHPDLKLIVPEDGARQIKVDQVRGVVDFISHTSHAGGYKITIIAPAEAMNINAANAILKNLEEPTDNSLLILVSDAPGTLMPTIRSRCQQVYFPVPQPEQVLPWLTSATANQELAQQLLAEAGGKPIMALEYLNSGALQKFQEMERQFLETLNQRMQPLTLADKWKDHELMDILHWLQQKLAQLIRAEQAQAALAESWQPWLATPAVSLFALLDEVQLLAAKVQRGANPNRQLVVEDLLLSCCATLKCA, encoded by the coding sequence ATGAGTGACGATCCGCAATTACTGCAGCCGCATTTTAACTGGCATGACACGCAATGGCAGCATCTTGCTGACTTGCATCAAAAGCGGCGTCTGCCCCATGCAGTATTATTTGCCGGACCCGAAGGGGTAGGCAAGCTGCGCTTTGCGAAGGCGCTGGCCTATAGTTTATTGTGTCAGCAAGCGACCTTTGGCACGGCCTGTGGTGCTTGCAAGTCCTGCCATCTTAACGAAAGCTCGCACCCTGATTTAAAGTTGATAGTACCCGAAGACGGTGCCCGCCAAATAAAAGTGGATCAGGTGCGCGGAGTTGTAGACTTTATTAGCCACACCTCTCATGCCGGCGGCTACAAAATCACGATTATTGCCCCCGCCGAAGCGATGAATATTAATGCCGCCAACGCTATTTTAAAAAACTTAGAAGAACCTACCGACAATAGCTTGCTGATTTTAGTCAGCGATGCGCCAGGCACTTTAATGCCAACCATACGCTCACGTTGCCAACAGGTGTATTTCCCGGTGCCGCAACCAGAGCAGGTGTTGCCTTGGCTAACGTCGGCAACGGCGAATCAAGAGCTAGCCCAGCAGTTGCTAGCCGAGGCGGGCGGCAAACCTATTATGGCTCTAGAGTATTTAAATTCTGGGGCTCTGCAAAAGTTTCAAGAGATGGAGCGACAATTCCTAGAGACCTTGAATCAGCGTATGCAGCCTTTAACCTTGGCGGACAAGTGGAAAGACCACGAATTGATGGATATTTTGCACTGGTTGCAGCAAAAGCTGGCGCAATTAATCCGTGCCGAGCAGGCTCAGGCGGCACTGGCTGAATCCTGGCAACCTTGGTTGGCTACGCCGGCAGTAAGTCTGTTTGCGCTATTGGACGAAGTACAGCTCTTGGCGGCTAAGGTGCAGCGCGGCGCTAACCCCAATCGCCAGTTGGTAGTAGAGGATCTGCTATTAAGCTGTTGCGCCACCCTTAAATGCGCCTGA
- the rpmF gene encoding 50S ribosomal protein L32, whose product MAVQKSKVTRSRRGQRRSHDALTGPTLSVDPTSGETHRRHHVTADGFYRGKKVINVESDD is encoded by the coding sequence ATGGCTGTTCAGAAGAGTAAAGTAACCCGTTCACGTCGCGGTCAGCGTCGTTCACACGATGCATTAACCGGTCCTACATTATCTGTAGATCCTACTTCAGGTGAAACGCACCGTCGTCACCACGTTACAGCTGATGGCTTTTACCGCGGTAAAAAAGTCATCAATGTTGAAAGCGACGATTAA
- a CDS encoding YceD family protein, translating to MSLLANDEGSITAELQFFIDEGRKRRIDGKVAAHVNVVCQRCLEPVAIDVAAEFTLAIVWTDDQAKQLPKNLDPLIVGEELTDLAEIVEEELILSLPIVSYHEKDSCKQVTRSFGEADAAPIKEEPKDNPFKVLEQLRSDK from the coding sequence ATGTCGTTATTAGCAAATGATGAGGGGAGTATCACTGCAGAGCTGCAGTTTTTTATCGATGAGGGCCGTAAACGCCGCATAGATGGAAAAGTAGCTGCTCATGTTAATGTGGTTTGCCAGCGTTGCTTAGAGCCTGTAGCTATAGATGTGGCGGCAGAGTTTACTTTAGCAATAGTTTGGACGGATGATCAGGCTAAGCAGTTGCCTAAAAATCTGGACCCGTTAATAGTTGGTGAAGAGTTAACTGATCTTGCTGAGATCGTGGAGGAGGAGTTAATACTCAGCCTGCCCATAGTCAGCTATCATGAAAAAGATAGTTGTAAGCAAGTGACACGCTCTTTTGGAGAGGCTGATGCAGCCCCTATAAAGGAAGAGCCTAAAGACAACCCGTTTAAAGTGTTAGAGCAATTACGCTCTGATAAGTAA
- the mltG gene encoding endolytic transglycosylase MltG, whose amino-acid sequence MFKLIKRSLLLCLLFSVLASVGFYHYLRQPLNIEAQGYTYHLKPGSSFATLAYDLQRQNVLTLPKLLIIYARLTGLAQQVQAGEYFISSGSSAWQLCQQLRRGEVLSYAVTFVEGWRFSELQTALAEQPKITRNFDLATNAWWQQVQGYSSIEGLLFPDTYHYVMGMSDSQLYKIAYQRMQQVLAAEWQQRQDNLPYESPYQALIMASVIEKETGVVSEREQIAGVFVRRLQKNMRLQTDPSVIYGLGESFDGNLTSKHLKDSANPYNTYRHHGLPPTPIAMVGREAIYAALHPAEGDSLYFVAKGDGSHYFSATLDQHNKAVKKYQRHKRSKNYRSAPPVQ is encoded by the coding sequence ATGTTTAAGTTGATAAAACGCAGCTTATTGCTGTGCCTATTATTTTCTGTGTTGGCCTCGGTGGGCTTTTATCATTATCTACGCCAGCCTCTTAATATAGAGGCTCAGGGCTACACCTATCACCTAAAGCCCGGTAGTTCTTTTGCTACCCTCGCTTACGATTTACAGCGTCAGAACGTTTTAACCTTACCTAAATTGTTAATTATTTATGCGCGGTTAACGGGGTTGGCGCAGCAAGTCCAAGCCGGGGAGTATTTCATTAGCTCCGGCTCATCGGCGTGGCAGTTATGTCAGCAGTTGCGCCGCGGTGAGGTGTTGAGTTATGCCGTCACTTTTGTTGAGGGTTGGCGGTTTAGTGAGCTGCAAACAGCCTTAGCTGAGCAGCCTAAAATTACTCGCAACTTTGACTTAGCTACTAATGCTTGGTGGCAGCAGGTGCAGGGCTATAGCTCTATAGAAGGCTTGTTATTTCCTGACACTTATCATTACGTCATGGGTATGAGTGATAGCCAGCTGTATAAAATCGCCTATCAACGCATGCAGCAGGTGCTGGCGGCAGAGTGGCAGCAGCGGCAAGATAATTTGCCTTATGAGAGCCCTTATCAAGCCTTGATTATGGCTTCAGTCATAGAAAAAGAAACCGGTGTGGTTAGTGAGCGTGAGCAGATAGCAGGCGTGTTTGTGCGTCGCCTACAAAAGAATATGCGGCTACAAACCGACCCCAGCGTTATTTACGGTTTGGGTGAGAGCTTTGACGGCAACCTCACCAGTAAGCATTTAAAAGACAGTGCCAACCCCTACAATACTTACCGTCATCACGGCTTGCCGCCTACGCCTATTGCTATGGTGGGGCGCGAGGCTATCTATGCGGCCTTGCATCCCGCTGAGGGCGATAGTTTGTATTTTGTCGCCAAAGGCGATGGCAGTCATTATTTTTCAGCCACATTGGATCAGCATAATAAAGCGGTAAAAAAATATCAGCGGCATAAGCGCAGTAAAAACTATCGTTCGGCGCCGCCTGTGCAATAA
- the acpP gene encoding acyl carrier protein: MSSIEERVKKIVAEQLGVKEDEVQTSASFVEDLGADSLDTVELVMALEEEFETEIPDEEAEQITTVQLAIDYINKNLD, translated from the coding sequence ATGAGCAGCATTGAAGAGCGAGTCAAAAAAATTGTCGCAGAACAACTAGGTGTTAAAGAGGACGAAGTGCAAACATCTGCTTCTTTCGTTGAGGACTTGGGCGCTGATTCTCTGGATACAGTTGAACTAGTCATGGCTTTAGAGGAAGAGTTCGAAACTGAAATTCCTGATGAAGAAGCTGAGCAAATCACTACTGTTCAATTAGCTATAGATTACATAAACAAAAACTTGGACTAA
- a CDS encoding Maf family protein, with protein MNPLILASSSPYRKQLLQRLGLTFSCISPDIDETPLPQESAAELVARLAKRKALAISASHHEHLIIASDQVAALNGHILGKPGNHANAVQQLQQCSGQAVTFYTALHVLNSQTGHSQHCVETFTVYFRLLSQQQIQRYLHKEQPYHCAGSFKMEGLGICLFEKMQGDDPNSLIGLPLIQLINMLTKEDIPIP; from the coding sequence ATGAACCCACTAATACTCGCCTCCAGCTCCCCTTATCGCAAGCAATTACTGCAGCGGCTGGGACTCACTTTTAGCTGCATCAGCCCCGATATAGACGAAACGCCACTACCACAGGAAAGCGCTGCAGAATTGGTGGCTAGACTAGCTAAGCGCAAAGCCTTAGCTATTAGCGCCAGTCACCACGAGCACCTGATTATCGCCTCTGACCAAGTCGCCGCGCTTAATGGGCACATACTAGGCAAGCCAGGCAATCACGCTAACGCAGTGCAGCAGCTACAACAGTGCAGCGGCCAAGCTGTGACCTTTTATACCGCGCTGCATGTTTTGAATAGCCAAACCGGACATTCACAACACTGCGTAGAAACCTTTACCGTGTATTTCAGGCTGCTCAGCCAACAGCAAATCCAACGCTACCTCCATAAAGAACAACCCTACCACTGCGCTGGCAGCTTTAAAATGGAAGGCTTGGGCATCTGCCTCTTTGAAAAAATGCAGGGCGACGACCCCAATAGCCTGATAGGCCTACCTTTAATACAACTCATCAACATGCTGACCAAGGAAGACATACCCATTCCCTAG
- the fabF gene encoding beta-ketoacyl-ACP synthase II, giving the protein MPKRRVVVTGLGMVTPVGNDVKSSWDNIVNGKSGIAAIAHFDASAYNTRFGGSIKGLDITTYMPAKDARKMDTFIQYGMVAAIQAMADSGLEVTEQNAGRIGCAIGSGIGGVGFIEKNHNALLASGPRKISPFFVPGCIINMIAGNLSIKYGLKGPNIAITTACTTGTHSIGSAARMIAYGDADAMVAGGAEMSSTPLGLGGFSAARALSTRNDDPQAASRPWDKDRDGFVLSDGAGVMVLEEYEHAKKRGATIYAELTGFGMSGDAHHMTSPPPDGAGAAASMRNAINDAGINVEDLHYINAHGTSTSAGDIAESNAVTAVMGAAAKHVAVSSTKSMIGHLLGAAGAVEAIFSVLAIRDQVAPPTINLDNPDEGCNLNYVPHTAQAMKIEHALSNSFGFGGTNGSLLFSKIQ; this is encoded by the coding sequence GTGCCAAAACGTAGAGTGGTTGTAACGGGATTAGGGATGGTAACGCCCGTAGGTAATGATGTTAAAAGCAGCTGGGACAATATCGTTAATGGTAAAAGCGGTATTGCCGCGATAGCGCATTTTGATGCTTCGGCCTATAACACACGCTTTGGCGGCTCGATTAAAGGCTTGGATATCACCACCTATATGCCGGCTAAAGATGCCCGCAAAATGGATACCTTTATCCAATACGGTATGGTTGCGGCGATACAGGCCATGGCCGACTCCGGTTTAGAGGTCACTGAGCAAAACGCCGGGCGTATAGGCTGCGCCATAGGTTCGGGCATAGGTGGCGTGGGCTTTATAGAGAAAAATCACAATGCTTTGCTGGCCAGTGGCCCGCGTAAAATCTCCCCTTTCTTTGTGCCTGGCTGCATTATTAATATGATAGCCGGCAATTTATCCATTAAATACGGGCTTAAAGGCCCCAATATCGCCATTACCACTGCCTGCACCACAGGCACCCATTCCATAGGCTCTGCCGCCAGAATGATAGCCTACGGCGATGCTGATGCCATGGTGGCCGGCGGTGCCGAAATGTCATCCACGCCATTGGGCTTGGGTGGTTTTTCGGCGGCACGCGCGCTGTCTACCCGCAATGATGACCCGCAGGCGGCAAGCCGCCCTTGGGATAAGGATAGAGACGGCTTTGTACTCAGCGATGGTGCCGGGGTCATGGTGCTAGAAGAGTATGAGCACGCCAAAAAACGCGGCGCGACTATATATGCCGAATTAACCGGCTTTGGTATGAGCGGCGATGCTCACCATATGACCTCACCGCCACCCGATGGCGCAGGTGCCGCCGCCTCTATGCGCAATGCCATTAACGATGCCGGTATTAACGTAGAGGATTTGCATTATATTAACGCCCATGGCACCTCAACTTCCGCTGGCGATATCGCCGAAAGCAATGCGGTAACGGCGGTGATGGGCGCTGCAGCTAAGCACGTGGCGGTAAGTTCTACCAAATCCATGATAGGGCACCTACTGGGTGCAGCGGGCGCGGTAGAGGCCATCTTTAGTGTGCTGGCCATACGCGACCAAGTGGCACCACCCACCATTAACTTGGATAATCCCGATGAGGGTTGCAACTTAAACTACGTACCTCATACTGCGCAGGCTATGAAAATTGAGCACGCGCTGTCCAACTCTTTTGGTTTTGGCGGCACCAACGGCAGCTTATTATTTTCAAAAATTCAATAG
- a CDS encoding PilZ domain-containing protein, with the protein MSTAPAPGARNGILSLTIKDKAVLYAAYMPFLLHGGLFIPTNKPYRIGDEVFMLLNLMDEPEKIPVAGKVVWVTPRGAQGNRAAGIGVHFNGQDDTANKKIETYLAGSLESDRPTHTM; encoded by the coding sequence ATGAGTACTGCACCGGCCCCAGGGGCTAGAAACGGAATCCTTTCCCTAACCATCAAAGACAAGGCGGTGCTCTATGCGGCCTATATGCCGTTTTTGTTGCACGGCGGTTTATTTATTCCCACCAACAAACCTTATCGCATAGGCGATGAAGTGTTTATGTTGCTTAACCTTATGGATGAGCCTGAAAAAATTCCTGTAGCGGGCAAAGTGGTGTGGGTAACGCCGCGCGGTGCGCAGGGTAACCGGGCCGCAGGTATAGGCGTGCATTTTAACGGCCAGGACGACACCGCCAATAAGAAGATAGAAACCTATTTGGCTGGTTCCTTAGAGTCAGATCGGCCCACCCATACTATGTAG
- the fabD gene encoding ACP S-malonyltransferase, translating into MSNSSVAFVFPGQGSQKIGMLAGMAAVYPVIQETFAEASEALGYDIWDMVQNGEQGQLNLTERTQPILLTASVALWRCWQQKSALKPALMAGHSLGEFSALVCAGSLQFADAVTLVRDRGQFMQTAVPVGEGAMAAVLGLDDQVILDICQNVSAGGVVEAVNFNSPGQVVIAGTVAAVDAAIVACKEAGAKRAMPLPVSAPFHTSLMQPAGVKLAEKIAGLELLSPQIPVVHNVHAQTESDPAKIKELLVQQIYSPVKWVSCVETMVAAGIEQTVECGPGKVLGGLNRRIQKSLSVFALEDTAGFDKALAEL; encoded by the coding sequence ATGTCTAACTCATCAGTCGCTTTTGTTTTCCCCGGCCAGGGTTCGCAAAAAATAGGGATGTTAGCGGGTATGGCGGCAGTCTATCCAGTGATCCAAGAAACATTTGCCGAGGCCTCTGAAGCCTTGGGTTACGATATTTGGGATATGGTGCAAAATGGCGAGCAGGGGCAGCTCAATCTTACCGAGCGCACCCAGCCTATCTTACTTACCGCTAGTGTGGCGTTGTGGCGTTGCTGGCAGCAAAAAAGTGCGCTTAAACCTGCGTTAATGGCCGGCCATAGCTTGGGTGAGTTTTCTGCCTTGGTTTGTGCGGGCAGCTTGCAGTTTGCCGATGCCGTGACCTTGGTGCGCGATCGCGGCCAGTTTATGCAAACGGCTGTGCCCGTGGGTGAGGGCGCTATGGCCGCGGTGCTGGGCTTGGATGATCAAGTGATACTGGATATATGTCAAAATGTATCAGCCGGTGGCGTAGTTGAGGCGGTTAATTTTAATTCCCCAGGGCAGGTGGTGATTGCGGGTACGGTTGCAGCAGTAGATGCTGCCATAGTTGCCTGTAAAGAGGCTGGCGCTAAGCGTGCCATGCCGCTACCGGTAAGCGCACCTTTCCATACTTCTTTGATGCAGCCTGCCGGTGTTAAGCTAGCCGAAAAGATTGCCGGTTTAGAGTTGCTAAGCCCACAAATTCCGGTAGTGCACAATGTGCATGCGCAAACCGAATCCGACCCCGCAAAAATCAAAGAATTATTAGTGCAGCAGATTTACAGCCCGGTTAAATGGGTAAGCTGTGTAGAGACCATGGTGGCAGCCGGTATAGAGCAAACTGTAGAATGTGGCCCCGGTAAAGTATTAGGTGGTTTAAATCGCCGTATTCAAAAATCACTGTCGGTATTCGCTTTAGAAGATACCGCCGGTTTTGATAAAGCATTGGCAGAACTGTAA
- the plsX gene encoding phosphate acyltransferase PlsX gives MASSVRIAIDSMGGDFGLRTTLPAALQTLALYPQLELVLVGDEARIRESLAGRDHDRLSIKHSSQVLTMGDKPSAILRQKADCSMRVAIDLLAAHTVDAVVSAGNTGALMTAGCFVLNTLPGIERPAICKAMPVKEGCGYVLDLGANVDSSASQLHRFALMATARCRVVHQVERPRVALLNIGAEAIKGNEQVKLAAELIGNDKSLNYIGFIEANALFEGGFDVLVCDGFVGNVALKACEGTAKHIAALIKAELNRNWRSKLRAMFAQPLLKGVFKQLDPNQYNGASFLGLKGVVVKGHGNSSVESFACAIEQALFEVERNMLAAIEQQLSLSLS, from the coding sequence ATGGCGTCATCAGTACGCATAGCAATTGATTCTATGGGCGGAGACTTCGGTCTCCGCACAACCCTCCCTGCAGCACTCCAAACCCTAGCCCTATACCCGCAGTTAGAACTTGTTCTCGTTGGCGATGAAGCTCGCATCCGTGAAAGTTTAGCTGGCCGTGATCACGACAGATTATCTATCAAACACAGCAGCCAAGTATTAACCATGGGCGATAAGCCCAGCGCCATACTCAGGCAAAAAGCCGATTGTTCTATGCGTGTAGCCATAGATTTATTAGCGGCGCACACTGTAGATGCAGTAGTGAGTGCGGGTAATACCGGCGCTTTAATGACGGCGGGCTGCTTTGTGTTAAACACCTTGCCAGGTATAGAGCGACCAGCTATTTGCAAAGCCATGCCAGTCAAAGAAGGTTGTGGCTATGTGTTGGACTTGGGCGCTAATGTTGATAGTAGTGCCAGCCAGTTGCACCGCTTTGCACTCATGGCTACGGCCCGCTGTCGAGTGGTTCATCAGGTTGAGCGGCCGCGGGTAGCGTTGTTGAATATCGGTGCCGAAGCCATTAAGGGTAATGAGCAAGTAAAATTAGCCGCCGAGTTAATCGGTAATGATAAGAGCTTAAACTACATAGGCTTTATCGAAGCTAATGCACTTTTTGAGGGTGGCTTTGATGTATTGGTGTGCGATGGTTTTGTCGGTAATGTTGCCCTTAAAGCCTGTGAAGGCACGGCTAAACATATCGCCGCTTTAATCAAAGCGGAGCTTAATCGTAATTGGCGTAGTAAGTTGCGGGCGATGTTTGCCCAGCCACTATTAAAGGGTGTTTTTAAGCAGCTGGATCCCAATCAATATAATGGCGCTAGCTTTTTAGGGTTAAAAGGCGTGGTGGTAAAAGGCCACGGCAATAGTAGTGTTGAAAGTTTTGCCTGTGCCATAGAGCAGGCCTTGTTTGAGGTTGAGCGTAATATGCTGGCCGCCATAGAGCAGCAGTTATCACTCTCATTAAGTTAA
- the fabG gene encoding 3-oxoacyl-ACP reductase FabG — MSAKVALVTGASRGIGQAIAKQVGALGYVVVGTATTDSGAEKITAYLKEAGIEGVGMCLNVTDADSVSAVLAAINEQFGAPAVLVNNAGITKDNLLMRMKDDEWSDVIDTNLNSIFRLSKACVRGMSKARWGRIINISSVVGSMGNAGQSNYAATKAGVEGFSRALARELGSRNITVNAVAPGFIDTDMTKDLGDDHKASLLTQVSLGRLGNPDEIAAVVAFLVGDGAAYITGETIHVNGGMYMA, encoded by the coding sequence ATGTCAGCTAAAGTAGCTTTAGTCACAGGTGCTAGCCGTGGTATAGGTCAAGCGATTGCCAAGCAAGTGGGTGCTTTGGGCTATGTTGTAGTGGGTACAGCCACTACCGATAGCGGTGCCGAGAAGATCACGGCTTATTTAAAAGAGGCCGGTATAGAAGGGGTAGGCATGTGCTTAAACGTGACCGATGCCGATTCAGTAAGTGCGGTGCTCGCGGCCATCAATGAACAGTTTGGCGCGCCTGCCGTGCTAGTTAATAATGCGGGCATTACCAAAGATAATCTCTTAATGCGCATGAAGGATGATGAGTGGTCGGATGTTATAGATACCAACCTCAATTCAATTTTCCGCCTTTCTAAAGCTTGTGTACGTGGTATGAGCAAGGCACGCTGGGGCCGTATCATCAATATCAGTTCGGTAGTAGGCTCTATGGGTAATGCGGGTCAGTCTAACTACGCAGCAACTAAAGCCGGTGTTGAAGGTTTTTCGCGCGCATTGGCCCGAGAGTTAGGTTCACGCAATATTACTGTTAATGCGGTGGCCCCTGGTTTTATCGATACTGATATGACTAAAGACTTAGGTGATGATCACAAAGCTAGCCTATTAACTCAGGTGTCTTTGGGGCGTTTAGGCAACCCTGATGAGATTGCCGCGGTAGTGGCTTTTTTAGTGGGTGATGGCGCCGCTTATATTACCGGTGAAACCATACACGTGAACGGTGGCATGTATATGGCCTAG
- the pabC gene encoding aminodeoxychorismate lyase: MPGASLINGVAGNLLSIEDRGLAYGDGLFETIAVHNGRAQLLDLHLQRLQQSCLRLAIHIDRAALNLEIIDILKSAQPQGCDVLKIIITRQSGQRGYAYADGTSNRLLQLKPNTTNYAALQEQGVRLRFCTTPLAVNPQLAGMKHLCRLENVLARAEWHDECIYEGLMLDTQGFVTEGVMSNIFLVKDGMLSTPHLDRCGVAGVMRECILSQLAPKLQLVVSVDRLLPEHIHNADELFICNSVIGIVPVTAVAAFNKNIGETTRLLQQAMHDALYV, encoded by the coding sequence ATGCCTGGGGCTAGCTTAATCAATGGTGTTGCTGGCAATCTTCTATCTATAGAGGATCGCGGCTTGGCCTATGGCGATGGTTTATTTGAAACCATTGCAGTGCATAACGGCCGTGCGCAATTATTGGATTTACACCTGCAGCGTTTACAGCAATCCTGTTTGCGGCTGGCTATCCATATCGATAGGGCGGCCTTAAACCTAGAGATCATCGACATACTCAAATCTGCTCAGCCGCAAGGCTGCGATGTATTAAAAATTATTATTACTAGGCAGTCTGGCCAGCGTGGTTATGCGTATGCTGACGGGACTAGCAATCGCCTATTACAACTCAAACCTAATACGACTAATTATGCCGCGTTACAAGAGCAGGGTGTGCGTTTGCGTTTTTGTACCACGCCCTTGGCGGTTAATCCGCAATTGGCGGGCATGAAGCATCTTTGTCGCCTAGAAAATGTGTTAGCTAGAGCTGAGTGGCACGATGAGTGTATTTACGAGGGCTTAATGTTAGACACGCAAGGTTTCGTCACCGAAGGAGTGATGTCTAATATTTTCCTAGTTAAAGACGGCATGCTCAGCACGCCGCATTTGGATCGCTGTGGTGTGGCTGGGGTGATGCGCGAATGTATACTCAGCCAGTTAGCGCCTAAGCTGCAGTTGGTGGTCAGTGTTGATAGGCTGCTGCCCGAGCATATACATAACGCCGATGAATTATTTATTTGTAATAGCGTGATAGGCATAGTGCCGGTCACTGCGGTGGCGGCGTTTAATAAAAACATAGGCGAGACTACGCGTTTGTTGCAACAGGCTATGCACGATGCGCTCTATGTTTAA
- the tmk gene encoding dTMP kinase, with amino-acid sequence MQGKLITVEGVEGVGKSTNIEFIAQRLRAADINVVLTREPGGTPLAEDIRQLLLTPRDEAVSETAELLLMFAARAQHINEVIRPALQRGDWVLCDRFTDATYAYQGGGREMGFDTIAVLENLVQGELRPHCTVLLDAPIAIGMARAKKRGALDRFEQEQMDFFERVRQAYLQLAQQQPQRFRVINAAQSLDLVQADIASGIEELLAQAKP; translated from the coding sequence GTGCAGGGTAAATTAATCACGGTAGAAGGTGTAGAGGGTGTAGGTAAGTCCACCAATATTGAGTTTATTGCTCAGCGCCTGCGTGCCGCCGATATTAATGTGGTATTAACCCGCGAGCCAGGCGGCACACCCTTGGCTGAAGATATACGGCAATTATTACTGACTCCCCGTGACGAGGCAGTGAGTGAAACCGCTGAATTACTGTTGATGTTTGCCGCCAGAGCGCAACATATTAATGAAGTTATCAGGCCTGCCTTGCAGCGCGGTGATTGGGTATTGTGTGATCGTTTTACCGATGCCACTTATGCCTATCAAGGTGGTGGCAGGGAGATGGGTTTTGACACTATCGCCGTTTTAGAAAACTTAGTGCAGGGCGAGTTGCGCCCGCATTGCACGGTGTTGCTGGATGCGCCTATAGCAATAGGCATGGCGCGGGCCAAAAAGCGTGGCGCTTTAGATAGGTTCGAGCAAGAGCAAATGGATTTTTTTGAGCGAGTAAGGCAAGCCTATTTACAGTTGGCCCAGCAGCAACCCCAGCGCTTTCGGGTGATTAATGCGGCGCAGTCTTTAGACTTGGTGCAAGCAGATATTGCTAGTGGTATCGAAGAGTTACTGGCACAGGCTAAACCATGA